Genomic window (Rosa chinensis cultivar Old Blush chromosome 6, RchiOBHm-V2, whole genome shotgun sequence):
AACTAGTAGCTGTCTGAAACATGACTATATAATCCAATGTGGAACGAGGATTGGACGACAAAGCAAACTTCCAAATATTCTCGAGCGGACAGCGCAGCAAACCAGGAAGTTGAATTTGGGCATGATGATTTGATGGGTGGAGCATATTAAATTTCAATTCCCCTTGATCACTAGTTACAGTAAGCAGCCATCCCAGGGAAGCAAAGCAGGCCTTACCACTGATTTCTGGGAGATTGGCGTTGTAGATCTCACCTTTTGCGAGGGTGTAAAACTGAACCATGGCTGCATCAATCCTCTTTGGAAGCATAAGAAGAGGAACCTGATCAGCGCCGAATGATTTCCGCACTGCAGTGATAAACTTGTTCCAGAAAACTGCCAGCCTTTCGCCGAGAGAGACAAGGTAATTCGGAAGAGAATCGCACCACCCGGTAGCCATTTGAGGTTGTAGAGAAGAAACGAGACTTATAAgtcagagaattttttttttgaaacgaacCGGAGGATTGGTTTTTGGCAATCGAAAGAAAACAACTTGTTGgcgagagagagatagaaagagAGAGCGAGTCTGGAGTTTATATATAGATGTTATAGTGATTACCAGATCAAACTAGAAAACCCAATCCATCTAGGAGTAGGAAACATAACTAAGACTGGCAAAATAGGATTTGGCTCCTCTAAAAGTGAGGATTGTGTGAAGTTAtataaatttcataaaatcgaTCTTAAACATTTAATTAATCCAATGGTAACTAAAGAGGCCAAATCAGCTTATGTAATTTTAACTGGTATTGTGCACAAACTGTCCTTAACTCCATCACATCAAATTCATTTATGTTTCGCTCTATATGTTCTTCCAATGGAAAACTTTCAAGGTTACGAGAATGTAAATGCCTCTATTCAGTTTATACTCTTCTCTAGGCTAAAGTGGGTGAGGATTTCTTATGGCTTTGGATTAATACTTACTCACCAATGATTAAATAAACGATGATAATTGAAAAGGCCATAAACAAATTTGGATGAGTATGGAGTAAATACCCTTAGTAAGATAGCGTACTATTTCTCCTGGTAGTGGTTTCCATGTATCCTTGAAGGCCTCATCATGTAAACTGAACGAAACGAGAGCCACCCCAGCTGTTTGTTTCTCTACCAACCAATACAACACTCCATTCACAGTAATAGAGTGAATATTAAACCTTCTACACGATGTAAGTTCAAGTTCCGGTTCAACTACTCTCCAAGAATTTCTACTAGGATTGAACACTCTGGCTTGAAAAGTAAGTTGGTTCGGATCATTAATGGGATTAACACAAGGGTGAACTGTCACCAACTTgtatatatgcactaatgctATGCATGAAATCAAAACCTATGATTAGACGATAGTAAGTAGCATTCTCAACTCTTTTCTCCAAACCAatagaaaaataattaaattggTCTGTTGCTGGGTTCCATACTACTGTGGCTATTCGAGTACCCTTAAGCAGGGTAACGCAACAAAGTAACCCATTACTAGATCCCACAAATTCTAAACCCCATCTTGCATCGTTGGGGAGGAAAGGTACACTCAAACTTGAAACTGCCGTTTCTTCGTCAGCAAGTAATGAGATTCCAACTCCTTTCTTATTACTAATTCCGGCAGCAAGAGAGGACGAGGAGATGAGGAGAAGACGGTGAGAGCTGTGAAGACGATGTCTGTCCAGGAAATAACTAGTTTTGGTGAGACCATCCCACTCTTTTGATACACACCTAAACCTACATATAGACTTGAGAGGCAATCTTAAGAGAATTTCTACTAGAATACTTTCATCAGCTATAGCCAAAAAACTAGCTCCAGTTTCCATTCCGTAGAAATTATGAGAGAGGCAATAAACTCGGTATTCATTAAGTTCTGCTTTCTAGATGGGAGGTGTACATATATGTAGGTTACCATAATAATGATATTACTAAACCAAACTAGCTAGAAAACCTAATCATTCTAGCAATGAATTAGCAAAATCAATCTAGGACTCTAGGACTAACTGTAAGTACTTGGACTACTcccttcaacacatgactttcccaagaTCTCAAGGACAACAGATATGCAAAGAATTAGGAGCGTATCTCTCCTAATTGCTCGtagaaacaaaggaaataaaggaagatcgcatgaagagaatttcaaggaagctatctcactgatcttgagataaaggtctctttaatacatatcatatttacatgattctaaattgatatgcattgattttaattgatctcAAAATCTCTTTATATATGCATATCCGATTAGATGTtcaaatcagttttaaaacctttccatgtttatcttattctgTGATTAAGATACgatttgtttgagggggagtcCTGCTCCTATAAAAAGGTTTTCAAACTGATTTATCGATGAGAGTTTTGTTTTGCATAAAATTGGTTTTTGCTTGAACTACTGGTTTTGTTGTTCAAATCGGTCTTTGAAAACTCTCAGTATTTTTGTTTCATGTATTCCATTGCTTAATCAATTACTTGCataattcattctcaagatcagtgagaagaTTGAGTACGAGGATGATTGAATACAGATTGGCTAGTAGTTGATGTTGAATAagttagaagttagaacagtagtaaaacaagttagcatttgttgctaagtgaaagtgtttgttgtgaacaaacattacttgtatactgtaaacttgattatttcatattggattgattatTCATGTTGGCTACGtaaaaagccacgcagtgaagtttcctcaatggagaggtttacactgcgtcagcaatttttgtgtttgtgttattCTAATTGTGTGCTAGAATAGGGTCAGCATTCAAACCCTACAATATTTGTTCCATCTTGTAAAAACACTAACATATATGATATTGAACAGCTTAACCTGATTACTGTATAATACAACAATAACGAATATTGTTTTTGGTTCATATTGATGACAGGTTATCCTCCTCCACATTGGCAAACAACCCTTTACCCAAAACCCAGTCTTCAATCATTGCTTGAGCTCTTAATGGCTGGTCAGCAGGCACAAGATGACCAGCCCCTGAGACCAAAACAAAGCTCAGACTCCCCCATTTCTGAACATAACCAGCAACCTCTCCACCCAATCCCCAAACTCTCCTATCCGCCGACAGAAACCTCTCTATCCCCTCCCATTTCATGGTCTTCACCCAAGCCTCATTCGCAACCACGCCACATCTCATATCAAACTGCCCCTGGTACAACAAAACCTTGCTCTTCCTCACCAACTCCTCCACCATGTACTTCACACTCTTCATCATATCCTCATGCAATACCTCCCCTACTAAATGGCTACATTCCTCGAAAACTATGGACTCATTCGACACCCCCAAAGCCTCCCTCACCTCCTCATTCCTcaataactccccaaccaaatGCGTTTCATAGCTAGCATTCCTTCTGATATCATACAAAGTGGGCAACCCGGTCATGTCTTGCAACCTATCCAACACTCTGCTTCTTGCAATTTTCGCCTCGCTCTATTTCCCAGCTCTAGACAAATCCACTGCCTCAAATTGAAGCTCCTTTACCTCCCTCTTCTGCCTCTCATTGATCAAACCCGAAAAGTAAGCATTTACAGCATGAGTTTTCACTTGGATCACCGGGTCTGTCTCCCCATTTCCTATAGCAACCCCAGCTAAATTCACATGCCGATCGGACCCAGAACTCTCAGCATCAATATTCTTCTGCAAAATGTAGTACCAAATTGCCGGAATATACTTGCCTGCATAGCTCTCCCCAGTGATGTAAACAGGCCTCGACCTAAACACAGGATCAAGCTCAATGAACTCGGTAATTGCAGCGAACAGGTGTTGTGCCACCGCAAACTGGTTTCTCGGAATCTCTTTGGGTGTGGAAGCTATACTGAACTCGGTTCCGATGGGATTGTCGAGAAAAACCAAGCCGAAGATGCGGTTCCAGGAACTGGAGTTGGGTTCCAAGGTGAGGGGATCAGAGGGGTGTTTGTGGAAATTGACGCGCCAGGGACCGAGCTCGAAGAAGTTGCCGACCATGGAGGAGCAGCCGGGGCCGCCCTGGAGCCAAATGAGGAGTGGGGTTTGGGAGAGAGGTGAAGTTGGGTTCTGGGCTTCATAGAAGGTGTAGAATATTGCAGAGGATGTGGTGGGGTTGACTGGGAGGTAGCCTGACTTGGTGGGGAGGGCTTGTTTTGGGAGGAGAGGTGATGGTGAGGCTGTGATGGtgtggatgatgaagaagaagaggaagcagAGGACTGTTGTCAACTCCATTGCAGACCCTCCTAGAGTTGAGTTGTTTGTCGGATTGCTGATAAAGAATATAGGGCATTATTGGCTAGTTTTCACTATACATGTTGCCAAATATACCATACACACCAATGTAGATGATGATTCCTAATTGGCATATATTATACGAGTAATTTTAATGGTGTATTTGGCATGGCGCGTATAATTTTTGTAGGGTGGAGAATAATGAGGTACGAAGAATCTGCAAGATCAGTAATATGATATTCGTTTCatgaaaaataattaaaatatattCTTTGACATAcatttaaatttgaaaaaagaaGCGAAATTATGAAATGAAACACAAATGATGTGATAGATCACCCATATTTGTAAGCAAATACGGACAGACATGGTACACTTTTCTCATTCCaattagagaaaatatttcaaacagtacccgaactaaggccaactcctaacttcagtacccgactatgcaaaactatcactttggtaccccaagtttgaagctcgacccGAGAATGGTACACACCGTCCATCATAACGTTAAGCctttgctacgtggcaaaccatgagggccctcaaaatatgtcacgtggttagctagttaacgccgtgatggacggcgtgtaccattcttgggtcgaacttcaaacttggggtaccaaagtgatagttttgcataattgggtactgaagttaggagtcggccttagttcgggtactgtttgtaacattttctcttcCAATTATGTATGAGCTTAAAAGTTTGTGTCCGAGACCACTTGGAATCCAACATTTTTGGTAGTTCCCAAGAactcaagaagtgaagaaaCACAGGTAGATGTAGGTTGAAGGTCATTCTCCCAAAGCACATGTGAACTTGAAAGTCTAATGAATCGATATCTTAAGTGATGCCATTGGAGAAGTTAGTTACTTTCAAAGCTCCCAATCGCGCTGCTGATGTGCAATTCCGATTATCACCTACCCTCATCATCTTCG
Coding sequences:
- the LOC112171521 gene encoding LOW QUALITY PROTEIN: serine carboxypeptidase-like 50 (The sequence of the model RefSeq protein was modified relative to this genomic sequence to represent the inferred CDS: substituted 1 base at 1 genomic stop codon), whose protein sequence is MELTTVLCFLFFFIIHTITASPSPLLPKQALPTKSGYLPVNPTTSSAIFYTFYEAQNPTSPLSQTPLLIWLQGGPGCSSMVGNFFELGPWRVNFHKHPSDPLTLEPNSSSWNRIFGLVFLDNPIGTEFSIASTPKEIPRNQFAVAQHLFAAITEFIELDPVFRSRPVYITGESYAGKYIPAIWYYILQKNIDAESSGSDRHVNLAGVAIGNGETDPVIQVKTHAVNAYFSGLINERQKREVKELQFEAVDLSRAGKXSEAKIARSRVLDRLQDMTGLPTLYDIRRNASYETHLVGELLRNEEVREALGVSNESIVFEECSHLVGEVLHEDMMKSVKYMVEELVRKSKVLLYQGQFDMRCGVVANEAWVKTMKWEGIERFLSADRRVWGLGGEVAGYVQKWGSLSFVLVSGAGHLVPADQPLRAQAMIEDWVLGKGLFANVEEDNLSSI